From Rhodamnia argentea isolate NSW1041297 chromosome 10, ASM2092103v1, whole genome shotgun sequence, a single genomic window includes:
- the LOC115742619 gene encoding uncharacterized Rho GTPase-activating protein At5g61530, with amino-acid sequence MSSAVSAPWHDRATGFFSSSGGRLKEAGKNAGTFVGEVAKDAKGNVADIAGRVGSAVKSRWALLQQPSVRHAVQERLIETAASTGSFLRKGISGTKDKVAVGKTKVEEVAKKTAQRSKSIITDMERRQKGFSNTDAFGVPIEITVQRQQSSRPVPNILIKCADYLISSGLSSQNLFKSEGDKEVIRQLVMTYNEDPDASLPNDTNPLDVAILAKCYLASLPEPLTTFDLYEELKGARSSVQATRSILERLPSANYMTLEYITALLLRVSQNSHLNKMDAQSLAVDMAPVLMWQKGRNPELYREYWNKLSGSPPKNVDPAAAINAWDMLAEEGEADDPAATIEVVLNLIEHHNAVFTDANATSWR; translated from the exons ATGTCTTCAGCGGTGTCAGCTCCATGGCACGACAGGGCGACGGGCTTCTTTTCTTCATCAG GTGGGAGACTTAAAGAAGCAGGGAAGAATGCTGGAACATTTGTTGGTGAGGTAGCAAAGGATGCGAAAGGCAATGTTGCTGATATTGCAGGAAGGGTTGGATCAGCAGTGAAAAGCCGATGGGCACTCCTTCAGCAACCATCGGTGAGACATGCAGTCCAAGAGCGTCTCATAGAAACTGCTGCCTCGACTGGCTCTTTTCTGAGAAAGGGTATATCTGGCACTAAGGATAAAGTTGCAGTTGGCAAGACGAAAGTCGAAGAG GTGGCAAAAAAGACTGCGCAGAGAAGTAAATCCATTATTACAGATATGGAAAGACGGCAGAAG GGATTTTCTAACACGGATG CGTTTGGCGTCCCGATCGAGATCACAGTGCAACGTCAACAATCCAGCAGGCCTGTTCCTAATATTTTGATCAAATGTGCCGATTATCTTATAAGTTCAG GGCTCAGTTCTCAGAATTTGTTCAAATCTGAAGGAGATAAGGAGGTTATTCGGCAATTGGTTATGACATACAATGAAG ACCCAGATGCCTCACTTCCCAATGATACAAATCCACTGGATGTGGCAATACTTGCGAAATGCTACCTTGCAAGTCTTCCCGAGCCACTAACAACCTTTGATCTCTATGAAGAGTTAAAAGGTGCTCGTTCTAGTGTACAAGCAACAAGAAGCATATTAGAGAGACTTCCCAGTGCAAATTACATGACGCTAGAATATATAACAGCACTGTTGCTCCGCGTCAGCCAGAACTCACATCTTAACAAG ATGGATGCTCAGAGCCTCGCAGTTGATATGGCCCCAGTTTTGATGTGGCAGAAGGGGAGGAACCCCGAGCTTTATAGGGAATATTGGAACAAGCTATCGGGAAGCCCTCCTAAAAATGTAGACCCAGCTGCAGCAATTAATGCCTGGGACATGCTCGCAG AGGAAGGAGAAGCTGATGACCCGGCAGCCACTATTGAGGTTGTTCTGAACCTCATAGAACATCATAATGCTGTATTTACAGATGCAAATGCGACGAGCTGGAGATGA
- the LOC115742616 gene encoding hexose carrier protein HEX6-like produces the protein MAVGFAVTRAAEGHYNGNITWFVILSCLMAAMGGVIFGYDIGISGGVTSMESFLKRFFHEVYVKMNDDTKTSNYCKFNSQLLTSFTSSLYIAGFFASFFASFVTRVFGRKPSILTGGAAFLAGSALAGAASNVFMLILGRVLLGVGVGFANQSVPLYLSEMAPPRYRGAFNNGFQFSIGIGALSANLINYGTEKIKGGWGWRVSLAMGAVPASILTLGALFLPETPSSLIQSHDGQEKAKSMLQLVRGTPSIQAELDDLIKADSNTKNVRHPFRTIMKEKYRPQLIMAMAIPFFQQVTGINVIAFYAPVLFRTIGLRESASLMSAVVTGVIGCSSTFISMLIVDKLGRRTLFLVGGIQMFVSQVVVGGIMAAKLGDHGGLSKGYAYAVLLSICIYVAGFGWSWGPLGWLVPSEIYPLEIRSVGQSITVAVSFLFTIAVAQASLAMLCHLKSGIFFFFGGWVAVMTAFVYLLLPETKNIPIEQMDRVWREHWFWKRVVDQEQETSNWKDHDPNSA, from the exons ATGGCAGTGGGATTTGCAGTAACGAGGGCTGCGGAGGGGCACTACAATGGCAACATAACTTGGTTTGTCATACTGTCGTGTCTGATGGCAGCCATGGGAGGCGTCATATTTGGCTATGACATTGGAATTTCAG GTGGAGTGACCTCCATGGAGTCGTTCTTGAAGAGGTTCTTCCATGAAGTCTATGTTAAGATGAATGACGACACCAAGACCAGCAACTACTGCAAGTTCAATAGCCAATTGTTGACCTCCTTCACTTCCTCCCTCTATATCGCtggcttctttgcttccttcttCGCATCTTTCGTCACCAGAGTTTTCGGACGCAAGCCATCGATATTGACAGGAGGAGCTGCATTCCTCGCCGGTTCAGCCCTTGCAGGTGCAGCTTCCAATGTTTTCATGCTTATATTAGGCCGCGTTCTCCTTGGTGTCGGGGTCGGTTTCGCTAATCAG TCAGTTCCTCTTTATCTCTCGGAAATGGCACCGCCGAGGTACAGGGGAGCTTTCAACAATGGCTTCCAATTCTCGATAGGAATAGGGGCTCTGTCAGCTAACCTCATCAACTATGGAACCGAGAAGATTAAAGGCGGCTGGGGTTGGAGAGTTTCCCTCGCCATGGGTGCGGTCCCGGCCTCAATCCTGACGCTCGGCGCGCTTTTCCTCCCGGAAACACCCAGCAGCCTCATCCAAAGCCATGACGGACAAGAGAAGGCCAAATCCATGCTGCAACTCGTGCGCGGCACGCCCAGCATTCAGGCAGAGCTGGATGATCTCATCAAAGCAGACTCAAACACGAAGAATGTTCGCCATCCTTTCCGAACAATCATGAAAGAGAAGTATAGGCCTCAGCTAATCATGGCAATGGCCATTCCATTCTTCCAACAGGTTACAGGAATCAACGTCATTGCTTTCTACGCGCCAGTCCTGTTCCGGACAATTGGCCTGAGGGAAAGTGCATCTCTCATGTCTGCAGTCGTGACCGGTGTCATCGGTTGCAGTTCGACCTTCATATCAATGCTCATAGTAGACAAGCTAGGCAGAAGAACTTTGTTCCTCGTCGGGGGCATTCAGATGTTTGTGTCGCAAGTAGTGGTTGGAGGAATAATGGCGGCTAAGCTAGGAGATCACGGTGGATTGAGCAAAGGGTATGCCTATGCGGTATTGCTGTCGATCTGCATCTACGTTGCTGGATTTGGCTGGTCCTGGGGGCCTCTAGGGTGGCTCGTTCCAAGCGAAATATATCCGCTAGAGATCCGATCTGTAGGGCAGAGTATCACGGTCGCAGTGAGCTTCCTCTTCACCATCGCAGTCGCTCAAGCGTCTTTAGCAATGTTGTGCCACCTGAAGTCtgggatcttcttcttcttcgggggTTGGGTGGCTGTGATGACTGCATTCGTGTACCTGCTGCTGCCGGAGACCAAGAACATCCCCATCGAGCAAATGGACAGAGTTTGGAGGGAACATTGGTTTTGGAAGAGAGTTGTGGACCAAGAGCAGGAGACGAGTAATTGGAAGGACCATGACCCGAATTCGGCATGA
- the LOC115742597 gene encoding quinone oxidoreductase — MSSSFTGLRIGRLQNRLPLLSVSPQSQLLPRRFLRSPLLLRPPRQDPTNNVGKSRAIHFPSLSTSLSTQNRSSLRAVATASASSEMVKAIRVHELGGPEVLKWEDVEIGEPKEGEIRVKNKAIGVNFIDVYFCKGVYKAPTMPFTPGMEAVGEVVAVGPGLTGRKVGDIVAYAGGPMGSYAEEQILPASKVVPVPPSIGPVIAASVMLKGMTAQFLLRRCFKVENGHTILVQAAAGGVGSLLCQWANALGAIVIGTVSTKEKAAQAKDDGCHHVIIYKEEDFVSRVKEITSGNGVDVVYDSVGKDTFQGSLECLKIRGYMVSFGQSSGTPDPVPLSALAAKSLFLTRPTLMQYTISRDELLGAAGEVFASVASGVLKVRVNHTYPLCEAAKAHADLESRKTSGSVVLIP, encoded by the exons atgtcCAGTAGCTTCACCGGCTTGCGAATAGGACGCCTCCAGAATCGCCTCCCTTTGCTTTCAGTGTCCCCTCAGTCTCAGCTGCTGCCACGCCGTTTTCTTCgatcccctcttcttcttcggccaCCGCGACAGGATCCGACCAACAACGTCGGTAAGAGCAGAGCCATCCACTTTCCATCGCTCTCCACCTCTCTATCGACTCAAAACAGATCGTCACTGAGAGCGGTTGCCACAGCTTCGGCGTCCTCCGAAATGGTGAAAGCTATTAGGGTTCATGAACTCGGTGGACctgag GTCTTAAAGTGGGAGGATGTGGAAATAGGTGAACCCAAGGAGGGAGAGATTCGTGTGAAGAACAAGGCCATTGGGGTCAACTTCATCGATGTTTATTTCTGTAAAGGGGTATACAAGGCACCCACCATGCCCTTCACACCAG GCATGGAGGCTGTTGGTGAGGTAGTAGCTGTGGGACCTGGACTAACTGGCAGGAAAGTTGGAGATATTGTAGCTTATGCTGGCGGTCCAATGGGCTCATATGCTGAAGAGCAAATTCTCCCAGCAAGTAAAGTTGTGCCTGTTCCTCCTTCTATTGGTCCAGTTATTGCAGCATCAGTCATGCTGAAGGGCATGACAGCCCAGTTTCTCCTCCGCCGCTGCTTTAAG GTTGAGAATGGACACACAATCCTTGTCCAAGCTGCAGCTGGTGGAGTTGGATCCCTATTGTGCCAATGGGCTAATGCCCTCGGGGCAATCGTTATTGGTACTGTCTCAACTAAAGAAAAGGCAGCTCAAGCTAAGGATGATGGTTGTCATCATGTTATTATCTACAAGGAAGAGGATTTTGTTTCTCGTGTTAAGGAGATTACATCAGGCAATGGGGTTGATGTTGTCTATGACTCGGTAGGAAAGGACACATTTCAG GGATCCTTGGAATGCTTGAAGATTAGGGGCTACATGGTGAGCTTTGGGCAGTCCTCGGGAACCCCAGATCCAGTTCCATTGTCGGCTCTTGCGGCAAAGTCCCTCTTTTTGACAAGGCCTACCCTCATGCAGTACACCATCAGTCGGGACGAGTTGCTGGGAGCTGCTGGAGAGGTATTTGCCAGCGTCGCCTCGGGTGTCCTAAAGGTTCGCGTGAATCACACATACCCACTGTGCGAAGCAGCGAAGGCACATGCCGATCTTGAAAGCCGGAAGACATCCGGGTCGGTCGTGTTGATTCCATAG